A section of the Pseudanabaena mucicola str. Chao 1806 genome encodes:
- a CDS encoding flavin prenyltransferase UbiX — MQNQRAIVLGVSGASGMIYAVRSLKFLLTNDYNVDLVASKAAMMVWQSENKIAIPSNLRSQEQFWRDQAESQSGKLICHQWADVGATIASGSFRTLGMLIIPCSMATVAKIAHGLSSDLLERAADVHLKEGRRLVLVPRETPFSLIHLRNLTTLAEAGARIVPAIPAWYHNPQTIEDLVDFVIARALDQLDIDSDLIQRWQGKQSP, encoded by the coding sequence ATGCAAAATCAAAGAGCTATCGTATTAGGAGTATCTGGGGCATCAGGCATGATCTATGCTGTGCGATCGCTCAAATTTTTACTGACTAATGATTACAATGTTGATCTGGTTGCATCTAAGGCGGCGATGATGGTATGGCAATCAGAGAATAAGATAGCCATACCGAGTAACTTGCGATCGCAGGAACAATTTTGGCGCGATCAAGCTGAGAGCCAATCAGGAAAACTTATTTGTCATCAATGGGCAGATGTGGGGGCAACCATTGCCAGTGGCTCATTTCGGACATTGGGAATGTTAATTATTCCTTGTAGTATGGCAACAGTAGCCAAAATTGCCCATGGTTTGAGTTCTGATTTATTAGAACGCGCTGCTGACGTGCATTTAAAGGAGGGTCGCCGCCTTGTGCTCGTACCCCGTGAAACTCCTTTCAGCTTAATTCATTTACGAAATCTCACCACATTAGCAGAGGCAGGCGCAAGGATTGTCCCTGCAATTCCTGCGTGGTATCACAATCCGCAAACCATTGAGGACTTAGTAGACTTTGTAATTGCGAGAGCACTTGATCAATTAGATATTGATTCCGATTTAATCCAACGTTGGCAGGGTAAACAGTCACCATAA
- a CDS encoding LapA family protein, which yields MTRSPFASKSQTNNSKKNAGTLPIMPLLILGIGITLIAAVIIQNLQPVVQIFFLGQKTIPIPLSMAMLIAFMSGGFIAFVCNAIASWQQNMTIRRAIVAAGYDKETQKEQVKSTNSANNYPQDKAQSQDNQDLEDDEFYDEDEDDELEEDEDLYEEEEDEDPDTVPYGDRKNLKPAKLNREKRDRPPLEAKYIR from the coding sequence ATGACGCGATCGCCATTTGCTTCTAAATCTCAAACCAATAACTCTAAAAAAAATGCAGGAACCTTGCCAATCATGCCACTGCTCATCTTAGGCATAGGAATTACTCTCATCGCCGCAGTGATCATCCAAAATTTACAGCCTGTAGTGCAGATTTTCTTTTTAGGACAAAAGACGATCCCCATTCCTCTAAGTATGGCAATGTTGATTGCTTTTATGTCTGGAGGCTTCATTGCTTTTGTCTGTAATGCGATCGCCTCTTGGCAACAAAATATGACGATCCGTCGCGCAATTGTCGCCGCAGGTTATGACAAAGAGACTCAAAAAGAGCAGGTCAAATCAACTAATTCTGCCAATAATTATCCTCAAGATAAGGCTCAATCGCAGGATAATCAAGACTTAGAAGATGATGAGTTTTACGATGAAGATGAAGATGATGAGCTAGAGGAAGATGAGGATCTTTATGAAGAAGAGGAAGACGAAGATCCTGATACTGTCCCCTATGGCGATCGCAAAAATTTAAAACCCGCCAAACTTAATCGCGAAAAGCGTGATCGTCCTCCACTTGAAGCTAAATATATTCGCTAG
- a CDS encoding sugar transferase, with the protein MRVSRDRKPTEKRFCKRDLRAGHHFQQWQMVEMNWLRTLMLILSDIFGLAIAWKASLGFNQAFSTLPPELSWGEFAGLTGLFWAFAAVIVTGFAYHNFYKSESQWRNYVRQAKFISSVYLLSLVVCYFYDPKVDAPRSLFLPAWLGSIIMVIGLRLVLTLIFDQFPIARTHTPVFIIAPSDRLSYLANIVEKRTGYRVVGVLVSSLANSSHSIQAIMNSGAKEVIAEGLPETQLASQLYWQLRNAGIGLRLVPSSLMLLHRRGNPEIFASMPMIRIEPSLLANWEYIFKRCLDFVSALIGIIFLSPVFVAIAIAIKASSKGSVFYTQDRIGLQGNVFRMWKFRSMFMDADRRQAELEHLNKSSDGVMFKIERDPRIIPIGHFLRCTSLDELPQLFNVLVGQMSLVGPRPLPIRDVAKFSSWHHTRHLVMPGITGLWQISGRSDLDTIDDVAKLDLFYIDRWSLNFDLEILIETVRLVLFGNGAY; encoded by the coding sequence ATGAGAGTGAGTAGAGATCGCAAACCAACTGAAAAACGCTTTTGTAAGCGTGACCTTCGGGCAGGGCATCATTTTCAACAATGGCAGATGGTGGAAATGAACTGGCTACGAACCCTCATGCTGATCTTGAGTGATATTTTTGGGTTAGCGATCGCTTGGAAAGCTTCACTGGGGTTTAATCAAGCTTTCTCAACTTTACCGCCTGAACTAAGTTGGGGAGAATTTGCAGGGTTAACGGGTTTGTTTTGGGCTTTTGCGGCTGTAATTGTCACAGGTTTTGCTTATCACAATTTTTATAAAAGTGAGTCCCAATGGCGTAATTACGTCAGACAGGCGAAATTTATTAGTAGCGTTTACTTATTATCGTTGGTAGTTTGTTATTTTTATGATCCGAAAGTGGATGCTCCGCGATCACTATTCTTGCCCGCGTGGTTAGGCAGTATCATTATGGTGATTGGTTTACGGTTAGTTTTAACTTTGATATTTGACCAATTTCCGATCGCTAGAACCCATACACCCGTTTTTATTATTGCCCCTAGTGATCGCCTTTCCTATTTGGCAAATATTGTCGAAAAACGGACGGGCTATAGAGTCGTCGGTGTACTAGTTTCTTCACTAGCCAATTCTTCTCACTCCATTCAGGCAATTATGAATTCGGGTGCAAAGGAGGTCATTGCCGAGGGGCTGCCTGAAACTCAACTAGCTTCACAGTTGTATTGGCAACTTCGTAATGCAGGAATTGGACTTAGGCTTGTGCCATCAAGTTTGATGTTGCTGCATCGACGTGGTAATCCTGAAATTTTTGCCTCCATGCCAATGATTCGGATTGAGCCATCATTACTAGCTAATTGGGAATATATCTTTAAGCGGTGTCTAGATTTTGTATCAGCTTTGATTGGCATAATTTTCCTGTCCCCTGTATTTGTCGCGATCGCGATCGCGATTAAGGCTAGCTCAAAGGGCAGTGTGTTTTATACCCAAGATCGCATTGGTTTACAGGGAAATGTATTCCGAATGTGGAAATTTCGGAGTATGTTCATGGATGCAGATCGTCGCCAAGCGGAATTAGAACATCTCAATAAAAGTTCTGATGGAGTCATGTTCAAGATTGAACGCGATCCCCGTATTATTCCCATTGGACATTTTTTGCGCTGTACCAGTCTTGATGAGCTTCCACAATTATTTAATGTTTTAGTAGGACAAATGAGCCTTGTGGGACCTCGACCTTTGCCGATACGGGATGTCGCAAAATTTTCCAGTTGGCATCATACGCGCCATTTAGTCATGCCGGGGATTACGGGATTATGGCAAATTTCGGGGCGATCAGACCTAGATACAATTGATGATGTCGCTAAGTTAGATCTCTTCTATATAGATCGCTGGTCACTCAACTTCGATCTCGAAATTCTCATTGAAACCGTCAGACTCGTTTTATTTGGTAATGGTGCATATTAA
- a CDS encoding tetratricopeptide repeat protein codes for MSTEVAEDLFTQGLERYKEGESAATLIPVFEKVCDRQPKVASGWICLSWLYLLDNNAKLAVKAAQKAVKLAPEDPQGRINLAIAMLELSQKGVREQIEAAQNWLMILKDIKPEIVENFEEGLRRRPDWKALEKVRDWVLS; via the coding sequence ATGAGTACCGAAGTTGCGGAAGATTTATTCACTCAAGGTTTAGAGCGATACAAAGAAGGTGAGTCTGCGGCGACCTTAATTCCTGTGTTTGAAAAAGTGTGTGATCGCCAGCCCAAAGTTGCAAGTGGTTGGATTTGTTTGTCTTGGTTATATTTACTAGACAATAACGCCAAGCTTGCTGTCAAAGCCGCCCAAAAAGCAGTCAAACTTGCCCCCGAAGATCCTCAAGGACGGATTAACCTTGCGATCGCTATGCTGGAATTGTCCCAAAAAGGAGTGCGCGAGCAAATCGAGGCAGCCCAAAATTGGCTCATGATCCTCAAAGATATCAAGCCAGAAATTGTTGAGAATTTTGAAGAAGGGCTTCGTCGTCGTCCAGATTGGAAAGCACTTGAAAAGGTTAGAGATTGGGTACTAAGCTAA
- a CDS encoding DUF3155 domain-containing protein, with protein MARRRKRKSRRRQEGRKILEHIPQFSIDSGEDKPVTAARKYIHTHGILPPALLLVRRNEHTTDRYFWAEKGLFGAQYVEENHFLFPSLKPPEEREVALAVSR; from the coding sequence TTGGCAAGGAGACGTAAGCGCAAAAGTAGACGTCGCCAAGAAGGGCGCAAAATCCTAGAACATATTCCTCAATTTAGTATCGATAGCGGCGAAGATAAGCCTGTGACGGCTGCACGTAAGTACATCCATACACATGGCATTCTTCCTCCAGCACTGTTGCTTGTAAGACGCAACGAACATACAACAGATCGATACTTCTGGGCAGAAAAAGGACTATTTGGAGCACAGTATGTTGAAGAAAATCACTTCTTGTTCCCTAGTCTAAAACCGCCTGAAGAAAGAGAAGTTGCACTTGCTGTATCTCGATAA
- the nrdR gene encoding transcriptional regulator NrdR — protein sequence MLCPFCQHTDSRVLESRSAEAGSSIRRRRECLSCQRRFTTYERIEFVPITVLKRDGVSESFDRSKLLRGMIRACEKTGVSQTTLESIIDEIEAQLQTRDRHQVSSVEIGEMVLQYLQDINEVAYVRFASVYRQFRGVRDFAEALNYFDAK from the coding sequence ATGCTCTGCCCGTTTTGTCAGCACACCGATAGCCGTGTTTTAGAATCTCGTTCGGCAGAGGCGGGCAGTAGTATTCGACGTAGACGTGAATGTCTCAGTTGTCAGCGTCGCTTTACTACCTACGAGCGCATCGAGTTTGTACCCATTACCGTGTTAAAGCGCGATGGAGTGAGTGAGTCCTTTGATCGCTCCAAATTATTGCGAGGCATGATCCGCGCCTGTGAAAAAACTGGGGTATCACAGACCACCCTTGAATCGATCATCGATGAAATCGAGGCACAACTCCAAACACGCGATCGGCATCAAGTTTCTAGCGTCGAAATTGGCGAGATGGTTTTGCAATATTTGCAAGATATTAACGAAGTTGCCTATGTACGTTTTGCGTCAGTCTATCGACAGTTTCGAGGAGTACGAGATTTTGCTGAAGCTTTAAATTACTTTGATGCGAAGTAA
- a CDS encoding pyridoxal phosphate-dependent decarboxylase family protein, translated as MPDFPPDFLPQNFLDSHFLNPDRSNLEDIRKLGYAFVDLIVDSVLDTQNQAFVQDESSLKINIPEHGTKFDDLLAEVRSQILPRTVNFQNPRYMGHMDSVPTAITIWADALISAINNNMLSYELAPVFTEMEAQLMQWFGNLFGMGTNCFGTLTAGGSLANISGLLLARNWKQPHSKTLGDVNNLVAFVSDAAHTSFGKAMNVIGVGKENLVRVLTNDRGEIILEELELEIQKAISQGKQPFFVAAIAGTTITGAVDPIQSVGEIAKRYDCWFHIDAAYGGAGIFSPKLQPLFQGCELADSITFNPQKWLWVARTCAMLIVKDKQHLIDGFDGELPYMDDHTLNFGNLNLQGTRRTDSLKLWIALRAMGISGCRYLVERSLTLADNLRQRVEASPELKLVCEPTLNIICLKSNNPNLSSALLRQKWIDDGKLWLSLPLWKGDRILKAVVLHPYAG; from the coding sequence ATGCCCGATTTCCCTCCCGATTTTTTACCGCAAAATTTTCTTGATTCCCACTTTCTCAATCCCGATCGCTCTAATCTTGAAGACATCCGCAAGTTGGGCTATGCCTTTGTCGATCTCATTGTTGATTCGGTTCTAGATACGCAAAATCAAGCATTCGTTCAGGATGAATCTTCATTGAAGATTAATATTCCCGAACACGGAACTAAATTTGACGACTTACTAGCGGAAGTGCGATCACAGATTTTACCGCGTACTGTCAATTTCCAAAATCCTCGCTACATGGGACATATGGACAGTGTACCTACCGCAATTACGATCTGGGCAGATGCACTGATCTCGGCTATTAATAACAATATGCTCAGTTATGAACTCGCTCCTGTATTTACGGAAATGGAAGCACAACTGATGCAATGGTTTGGGAATCTCTTTGGAATGGGAACTAATTGCTTCGGCACATTGACCGCAGGGGGAAGTCTTGCCAATATTTCGGGACTATTATTAGCGCGAAACTGGAAACAGCCTCATAGTAAGACCTTAGGTGATGTGAATAATTTAGTTGCATTTGTATCCGATGCTGCCCATACTTCCTTTGGGAAAGCGATGAATGTCATCGGTGTTGGCAAAGAGAACTTAGTCCGAGTTCTCACCAATGATCGTGGTGAAATCATTCTCGAAGAATTAGAACTAGAAATCCAAAAAGCAATTAGCCAAGGGAAACAACCTTTTTTTGTTGCCGCGATCGCTGGAACGACGATCACGGGTGCAGTCGATCCAATTCAATCTGTTGGTGAAATTGCAAAACGCTACGATTGCTGGTTTCACATCGATGCTGCCTACGGTGGTGCAGGAATTTTTTCGCCAAAATTGCAACCACTATTTCAAGGCTGTGAACTGGCGGACTCGATCACCTTTAATCCCCAAAAATGGCTATGGGTAGCGCGAACCTGTGCCATGCTTATCGTCAAGGATAAGCAGCATCTCATCGATGGTTTTGATGGAGAACTTCCTTATATGGACGATCACACTCTCAATTTTGGGAACCTAAATTTACAAGGAACTCGCCGCACCGATAGTCTCAAGCTATGGATAGCGCTCAGAGCAATGGGAATTTCAGGTTGTCGCTATCTCGTTGAGCGATCACTAACTCTCGCTGATAATTTGCGACAAAGGGTAGAAGCATCACCCGAATTAAAACTAGTTTGTGAACCAACTCTAAATATTATCTGTTTGAAATCTAATAATCCCAATCTAAGTAGTGCGCTCTTGCGGCAAAAATGGATCGACGATGGGAAATTATGGCTGTCTTTGCCACTGTGGAAAGGCGATCGCATTCTCAAAGCCGTCGTCTTACATCCCTACGCAGGTTAG
- a CDS encoding ABC transporter ATP-binding protein produces the protein MLLEVDNLTVRYGETMPAVDHVTFHLQAGEALGLIGESGCGKSTIGRALIKLLPKYANVEGKICVDGEEIAEKKDGTWRGEKIGLIFQDPMTRLDPLMSIEDHGLEVISSHYPKLPSQSAKQRIHDVLRSVRIDPTRAKQYPHEFSGGMRQRVAIALSLLLNPVLLIADEPTTSLDVTVATDILKEITVLRKTRSMGLLLVTHDLGMVAEYCDRIAVMYNGNIVETGYVEQIFRDPQHPYTKSLLASVLHFNPEALTTSKDKSEFQDQKVSEEVNQEEANQNVIENVSITSDAGVAASDRETKGNSPEFVIIEKSVTTLKPSSRVILHVNRLQKHYVTGGNLLTRFVDPSSGLVKAVDGIDLEVISGETFGIIGESGSGKSTTGRAILQLIKPDRGSSVRFNGVELTRLKGEQLRQMRSQMQMIFQDPRACFSSYMTVLNSVADPLLIHNLVPTIEAAKDKVYAILEKVGLNSQLADRYPSDLSGGQLQRVAIARALITNPKFIICDEPVSMLDASIQSQVLQLMRDLKQEFKLTYIFITHDLAVAQFFCDRIAVMRRGKIVEQGSTKGVLTNPQNEYTKSLIASIPRIPYVNN, from the coding sequence ATGCTGCTTGAAGTTGACAACTTGACTGTTCGTTATGGCGAAACAATGCCTGCGGTCGATCACGTGACTTTTCATTTACAAGCAGGTGAAGCGCTCGGATTAATTGGTGAAAGCGGCTGTGGTAAATCTACCATCGGGCGAGCGCTAATCAAGCTATTACCCAAATATGCCAATGTTGAAGGGAAAATCTGCGTCGATGGCGAAGAAATTGCTGAGAAAAAAGATGGAACATGGCGCGGCGAGAAGATTGGCTTGATTTTTCAAGATCCGATGACGCGGCTTGATCCCTTGATGAGCATTGAAGATCACGGATTGGAAGTGATATCTTCTCACTATCCGAAACTACCATCTCAGTCCGCAAAACAACGCATCCATGATGTCCTGAGATCGGTTCGCATCGATCCAACTCGCGCTAAGCAATATCCCCATGAATTTAGCGGCGGAATGCGGCAACGAGTGGCGATCGCTTTATCGCTATTGCTAAATCCCGTTTTATTAATTGCCGATGAGCCAACTACGAGTCTCGATGTCACTGTTGCTACCGATATTCTCAAGGAGATAACTGTACTTCGCAAAACGCGATCGATGGGCTTACTGCTAGTTACCCATGACCTCGGAATGGTTGCCGAATATTGTGATCGCATTGCCGTAATGTATAATGGAAATATTGTCGAAACAGGCTATGTGGAGCAGATTTTCCGTGATCCCCAACATCCATATACCAAAAGTTTGCTAGCTTCCGTTCTCCATTTCAATCCCGAAGCCTTAACTACCAGTAAAGATAAATCGGAATTTCAAGATCAAAAAGTTAGCGAAGAGGTTAATCAAGAAGAGGCTAATCAAAATGTTATCGAAAATGTTTCTATAACTTCTGATGCAGGGGTTGCAGCAAGTGATCGAGAAACGAAAGGGAATAGTCCAGAATTTGTGATAATTGAGAAGTCAGTAACCACTCTAAAACCTTCCTCCAGAGTAATTCTCCATGTCAATCGTTTGCAAAAGCATTATGTCACAGGTGGGAATCTGCTAACACGATTTGTTGATCCTTCCAGTGGTTTAGTCAAAGCCGTCGATGGTATTGATTTAGAAGTTATTTCAGGCGAAACCTTTGGCATTATTGGTGAAAGTGGCTCTGGCAAAAGTACAACAGGTCGGGCAATTTTGCAATTAATCAAACCTGATCGCGGCAGTTCAGTGCGATTTAATGGAGTAGAGCTAACCAGACTCAAGGGTGAACAATTGCGCCAAATGCGATCGCAAATGCAAATGATCTTCCAAGATCCTCGTGCTTGCTTTAGTTCATATATGACTGTTCTAAATAGCGTCGCCGATCCTTTACTAATCCATAACCTTGTCCCCACCATCGAAGCAGCTAAGGATAAAGTCTATGCAATTCTCGAAAAAGTTGGACTTAATTCTCAGCTTGCTGATCGCTATCCATCGGACTTATCAGGTGGTCAACTGCAACGGGTGGCGATCGCCCGTGCCTTGATTACCAATCCCAAATTTATTATTTGCGATGAGCCAGTCAGTATGCTTGATGCGTCGATCCAGAGCCAAGTTTTGCAACTGATGCGCGATCTCAAACAGGAATTTAAGCTCACTTATATCTTTATTACCCACGATCTCGCCGTTGCTCAATTTTTCTGCGATCGTATTGCGGTGATGCGTAGAGGTAAGATTGTAGAGCAGGGCAGTACTAAGGGTGTGTTAACTAATCCCCAAAATGAATATACCAAGTCTTTAATCGCTTCGATTCCGCGTATTCCCTATGTCAATAATTAA